GCGCTGAACATGCTGGAGGGCGGCCTGCTGCTGTGAGCCGCCTCAGGAGCCGGCGCCCCTGAGCGCGCCGGCCAGCACCTCCGGGTCCGTGGTCGGCGCCTCGCACACGAAGTGCCTGCACACATAGGCCGTCGGCGCACCGTCCACCATCGGGCGGTCCGCCAGCAGCGGGAACTCCGTACCGGCCGTCTCCCCCGCCGCCACCACCGCGCCGGGCGCCTGCCCCAGCAGAGCCGTACGGTGCAGCGCACCGCCGACCGGTCCGGCGACCGCCACCTCGCGCGGCCCGTCGAGCAGCGCCTCGGCCACCGCCAGCCCCCAGCCGGTGAACCGCGGCGCCCGCGGCCCCAGCGCCTTCACCACGCCCAACGCCCCCTCCGCAGCCGTGCGGTGGGGTTCCGATCCGGTGTACGCGGCGTACGAGAGCAGCGCTCCGGCCGCCGCGGTCCAGCCCGCCGGCGTGGCACTGTCGGTGGGGTCCTGCGGACGGCGGATCAGCTGCTCGGCGTCGTCCGCCGTGTCGTACAACTGCCCGCCCTCGCCGGTGAAGTGCTGGAGCACGATGTCCGTCAGGAAGCCCGCGAACTCCAGCCAGGCGCCCTCGCCTGTGACGGCGGCCAGGGCCAGGAGGCCCTCCGCCACATCGCCGTAGTCCTCCAGCACCCCGGCGTGCTCGCCGGCACGGCCGTCCTTCGAGGTACGGACGAGCCGGGCGACGGGGCCCATGTGGAGCCGCACCAGCAGATCCGCCGCCTCGGTGGCGCGCTCGATCAGGTCGGGGCGGCCGAAGTAGGCACCCGTCTCGGCGAGCGCGGCAATGGCCAGCCCGTTCCACGCCGCTACCACCTTGTCGTCCCGCCCCGGCCGCGCGCGCAGCTCACGGGCGGCGAGCAGCCGGGCCCGTACATCGGCGGCGCGGGCCTCGTCCGTGGCATCCGCCGACGGGAGCTGGAGCACCGAGGAGCCCTCCTCGAAGGTGCCCTCGTCGCTCACCGCGAAGAGCTCCGCGGCGAACACGGCGTCCTCCTCGCCCAGCACCTCGCGCAGCTGCGCGGGGGTCCAGACGTAGTACGCGCCCTCGACGTGCTTCCCGCTCGCGTCCTCGCTGTCGGCGTCCAGCGCGGAGGCGAAGCCGCCCTCGGCCGTGCGCAGTTCGCGGACCATGAAGTCGGCGGTCTCCAGCGCCACCCGGCGGGCGAGCTCGGAGCCGGTGGAACGCCACAGGTGGGCGTAGACGCGGCAGAGCAGCGCGTTGTCGTAGAGCATCTTCTCGAAGTGCGGGACGACCCACTCGCGGTCCACCGCGTAGCGGGCGAAGCCGCCGCCCAACTGGTCGTAGATCCCGCCCCTGGCCATCGCCTCGCAGGTGTCGGCCGCCATCTGGAGTGCGCCGTCCGCCCCGGTGCGGGCGTGGTGGCGCAGCAGGAACTCGATCGTCATCGACGGCGGGAACTTGGGCGCGCCACCGAAGCCGCCGTGCTTCTCGTCGTACTCGCGGGTCAGTCCGAGCAGCGCCTGGGCGAGCTCCGACTCTCCGGGAACACCCTCGCCGCCCTGGGTGAGGGTGCGCTCGGACAGGTCGCGGACGATGCGCGAGGCGACCTCGCCGACCTCGTCCCGGCGGTCGGTCCAGGCCGCCGTCACGCCTTCGAGCACCTGCCGGAAGGACGGCAGGCCGTGGCGGGAGTCGGGCGGGAAGTACGTGCCGAAGTAGAAGGGCTCGGCGTCCGCGGTGAGGAAGACGGTCATCGGCCAGCCGCCCTGGCCGGTCGCGGCCTGCACGGCCTCCATGTAGACGGCGTCGACGTCGGGGCGCTCCTCGCGGTCGACCTTGACGTTCACGAAGTGCTCGTTCATGTACGCGGCGGTGGCTTCGTCCTCGAACGATTCGTGCGCCATGACGTGACACCAGTGGCACGCGCTGTAGCCCACGCTCAGCAGGACGGGCACGTCGCGCCGTCGGGCCTCCTCGAAAGCCGCGGGCTCCCACGCCCACCAGTCGACCGGGTTGTCCGCGTGCTGAAGGAGGTACGGGGACGTGGCGTGCGCGAGTCGGTTGGACATGCCTCCATCCTTGCGCACGCCCGTGCGTGCCACCTAAGCGCCACGGGCGGG
This genomic interval from Streptomyces sp. NBC_00464 contains the following:
- a CDS encoding thioredoxin domain-containing protein → MSNRLAHATSPYLLQHADNPVDWWAWEPAAFEEARRRDVPVLLSVGYSACHWCHVMAHESFEDEATAAYMNEHFVNVKVDREERPDVDAVYMEAVQAATGQGGWPMTVFLTADAEPFYFGTYFPPDSRHGLPSFRQVLEGVTAAWTDRRDEVGEVASRIVRDLSERTLTQGGEGVPGESELAQALLGLTREYDEKHGGFGGAPKFPPSMTIEFLLRHHARTGADGALQMAADTCEAMARGGIYDQLGGGFARYAVDREWVVPHFEKMLYDNALLCRVYAHLWRSTGSELARRVALETADFMVRELRTAEGGFASALDADSEDASGKHVEGAYYVWTPAQLREVLGEEDAVFAAELFAVSDEGTFEEGSSVLQLPSADATDEARAADVRARLLAARELRARPGRDDKVVAAWNGLAIAALAETGAYFGRPDLIERATEAADLLVRLHMGPVARLVRTSKDGRAGEHAGVLEDYGDVAEGLLALAAVTGEGAWLEFAGFLTDIVLQHFTGEGGQLYDTADDAEQLIRRPQDPTDSATPAGWTAAAGALLSYAAYTGSEPHRTAAEGALGVVKALGPRAPRFTGWGLAVAEALLDGPREVAVAGPVGGALHRTALLGQAPGAVVAAGETAGTEFPLLADRPMVDGAPTAYVCRHFVCEAPTTDPEVLAGALRGAGS